TCGGGTGTGCCTCCCTTGGATTCGTGGCGGTCTGAGATTACTTGGCGGCCGCGAAAATAGTCCAGAAGCCAGCGTAGCGAGCGCCTGCTCCGACAACAAATGTGACGCCTACGCTGCACTGCTCCAACCAAGCTGTACGTGCCCCCCCGGCGGGGCCGGGGGCAAGTTGCTCAGTAGCACGAGCGCCGCGACGAAGGATCTGGTGAAGGAAGTCGAGGACGTAACCAGGGCGCTCCGGGAGCAGGCCGACACGTTCGGCCCAACTGCCGAGCAAGCGACCCTGTACAAGCGCAAGGGGTACGCGAGGAGGCACTCGCCGGGGCGCAGGTCGAGGTGGGGCGCATCGAGCTCCTGAACAAGTTGGCCGGGGCCGCCGACGCGATCGCGAACGGGGTGGCGTCGGCCGAGCGGCTCACGCTCAACAGCCCGGGCACGTTCGATGCGGACAACGCGGCGCAGCGGTTCGGGAGCGACACGCTCGCGAAAAAGACGATCAAGGCCGCCGAGGAAACGGCGAAGAACACGAACGCAATGGTCAAGGGGTTGGCGGAGTTGGCGAAGGGGCTCCGATTCAAGTAATCGCCCGTCTCACCCCGTGCCCGGGAGGGCGCCGCAGCATGACCGCACCCGAGGTAAACGAACTCGTCGAACGATGGTGGCCCCTCGCCGGCGGGGTGGCGCGCAAGTGGGGCACCCGGTTCCCGTGGCTCGCGCACGATTTCGAGAGTGCGGCCGGGTACGCTCTGTGGCAGCTCGCGCGGAAGGTGAGTGGGGAGACCGACCCGGAGCGCGGCGGGCGGTTCGCCGGTCTGGTCCGCCAGGCGGTGCGATGGGCCGTCATCCGGCGACTCGAGCAGGAGCGCGCGAGCAACCCCGGGGCGTTCCAGTCGCTTCCGAGGGCGATCAATCCGGAGACGGGGAAGGCACGCGACCCGCTCACGAACGCGAAGGGGCGGGAGCGCGAGACCGGGGCCGCGCTCGCCGCTGCCGACGAGCTGGCCACGCTGTTCCGCCGGGCCGAGCTGTCCGAGCGGTACCGCGACGTGGTGATGCGCCGCTTAGGACACGAGGAGCCACGGGAAGAAATCGCGGCGGACCTGGGCGTCAGCGGAACAAGGGTCCGGGAAATGGTGACGATCGCGCGGGAGAAGCTCCGGGACGTGGCCGAAGTCGGATGAGCGATGTGGTCGAGTGTGAACAGCGACGGGCCGCCCACTGAGGCGGCCCGTGTTCGTTTCGAGCTGGTGTTCGCACTTGCACCGGACGCCGGATCGGTCATGCTGGGAGCAGTTCCAGGGGGCGACCGATGACCGAGGCAGAATGGCTAGCATGCGGCGACCCAGAGTTGATGATCTTCGACGTGCAGTTCGATCACAACGCAACTTTCGTTCTACGGGAAAGGAAGTTGCGTCTCTTGGGCTGTGCGTGCTGCCGACTCATGTGGCACGATCTGGTTGCCCCTCACGGCAGGGCTGCAGTAGAGATTGGAGAGCGCTATGCCGATGGCTTAGCGACATGGGAGGAAACCCGCGACGCACGGCACGCGATAGTGGAACGCCACCCTCCGACCCCGTCACGGCTCGTGGATTTTCAGAGACTACCCTCGGCGGAGCGGGTTGAGCGCTCTGCCGCCGCGTCCGCTCGCTCTGTTTGCCGCGCAGATGATGGGAGGAACTATGTGGATCACGCCCAAGACGTGATCAGGAAAACGCTGCAAGTCGCCAGGGACAAAGCATTCGGGTCAGGTGAAGGAGAAACGAGCGAAATCGTGATCAGCCTGATCCGGGACATCTTTGGTCCGCTGTCGTTCCGCTCGGTCATCTTCTCCCCTTCATGGCGTACCTCCACCGCGGTCGCGCTCGCTTCGCAGATGTACGAGTCGCGGGACTTCAGCGCGATGCCGATTCTGGCCGACGCGCTCCAGGACGCGGGGTGCGACAGCGCCGAGGTGCTCGACCACTGCCGCGGACTGGGGCCGCACGTGCGCGGGTGTTGGGTTGTGGACCTCGTGCTCGGCAAGGAGTGAACCGTGACCGAAGCGGAATGGCTGACGTACCCAGATCCAAAGCAGATATTGGAGTGGTTACGGGATGGCGTCACATGCCGAAAATTAAGACTATTCGCCACCGGGAGCGTTCGCCAATTCTGGGATCTTCTCATTGACGAGAGGAGTCGCGAAGCGGTGCGGGTGGCGGAAGAAGTTGCCGACGGTAGGGAGAGCGAAGATGCACTGGACGCTGCCTACCGCCGAGCATGGGACGCGGTCCCTCAACTCCCGTCAGACCGCTATGCGCATGTTTCTGCGGCACGTGCGGCAGGACGAACTGTGCAGAATGACAATGACGCATGGTATGCCAGCGACTTAACCGTGAATGAGACCTTTGGAGTCTACTGCGATTTACGTGAAGAAGAGGGTTCGTCGGACGACGAGCGGGCTTACCTTCAATGGGTGGGTGAGGCTGAGACAAAACGCCTCCTTTCCGGATTGCTCCGCGACATCTTCGGCAACCCGTTCCGCCCCGTGGCCTTCTCCCCTTCGTGGCGCACCTCCACCGTTCTGGCGCTCGCGTCTCAGATGTATGAGTCACGGGACTTCGGCGCGATGCCGATCCTGGCGGACGCTCTCCAAGACGCCGGGTGCGACAGCGCCGACATGCTCGATCACTGTCGCGGTCCCGGGCCGCACGTGCGCGGGTGCTGGGTCGTTGATGTGGTGCTCGGGAAGGAGTAGCGGCGGTACCAATCGCTCGAAATCGTGAAACGACACGGGCCAGGGATTGCT
The Gemmata palustris DNA segment above includes these coding regions:
- a CDS encoding sigma-70 family RNA polymerase sigma factor produces the protein MTAPEVNELVERWWPLAGGVARKWGTRFPWLAHDFESAAGYALWQLARKVSGETDPERGGRFAGLVRQAVRWAVIRRLEQERASNPGAFQSLPRAINPETGKARDPLTNAKGRERETGAALAAADELATLFRRAELSERYRDVVMRRLGHEEPREEIAADLGVSGTRVREMVTIAREKLRDVAEVG